From Calothrix sp. PCC 6303, a single genomic window includes:
- a CDS encoding PRC-barrel domain-containing protein codes for MTSEQAIRRSDILNTQVVTSDARRLGIVSQVWVDVDQREVVALGLRDSLISVSSIPRYMYLNSIEKIGDVILVENEDVIEDIEVDLLSNLINWEVITETGEVLGKVRGFKFNGESGKIYSIVIASLGLPQIPEQVLSTYELSIDEIVSTGPNRLIVFEGAEERVEQLSVGLLERLGIGRAPWSRDEDGDYYSTPKAISASNQLPSGVPLEAPKVKMPARQPVAEPVWDEDYYEDEAPRRQVMEARPEQPIRYQDDDDDEEDNWSEATDKDRYNQIPQYETSVYGRDNYSPTDDLDKDAWDDDDAPKPINIPNKVKEKQPEYEE; via the coding sequence ATGACTTCAGAACAAGCAATTAGACGCTCAGATATTTTAAACACTCAAGTTGTCACCAGCGATGCTAGGCGATTAGGAATCGTTAGTCAGGTTTGGGTTGACGTAGATCAACGTGAAGTAGTAGCGCTTGGCTTGCGAGATAGCCTGATCTCCGTTTCTAGTATCCCCCGCTATATGTACCTAAATAGCATCGAAAAAATCGGTGATGTCATCCTCGTGGAAAACGAAGATGTCATCGAAGATATTGAGGTGGATTTACTCAGCAACTTAATTAACTGGGAAGTAATCACCGAAACTGGTGAAGTTTTGGGGAAAGTACGCGGTTTTAAATTCAACGGTGAAAGCGGCAAAATTTACTCCATTGTTATTGCTTCCCTGGGATTACCCCAAATCCCCGAACAGGTATTAAGTACCTACGAACTTTCTATCGATGAAATCGTCAGCACCGGACCAAATCGGTTGATAGTATTTGAAGGTGCCGAAGAGCGAGTTGAACAACTCTCAGTAGGATTACTTGAACGACTTGGTATCGGTAGAGCACCATGGAGCCGGGATGAAGATGGTGATTACTATTCCACCCCCAAAGCCATCTCAGCTAGTAATCAGTTACCTAGTGGTGTTCCCTTAGAAGCACCAAAAGTGAAAATGCCCGCCCGGCAACCTGTAGCAGAACCAGTGTGGGATGAAGATTACTATGAAGATGAAGCCCCCCGCCGTCAGGTGATGGAAGCCCGTCCAGAACAACCAATTCGTTACCAAGATGATGATGACGATGAAGAAGATAACTGGAGCGAAGCCACCGACAAAGATAGGTATAATCAAATACCTCAATATGAAACATCAGTATATGGGAGAGATAACTATTCTCCCACAGATGACTTAGACAAAGATGCTTGGGATGACGATGATGCACCAAAACCCATCAATATTCCCAACAAAGTCAAAGAGAAACAACCAGAATACGAAGAATAA
- the smc gene encoding chromosome segregation protein SMC has product MVHIKRVELTNFKSFGGTTSVPLLPGFTVVSGPNGSGKSNILDALLFCLGLSNSKGMRADRLPDLVNTTQISKGRATVEASVTVTFDLSDHKPDEIFEEDLVVTVVEDDFLADEVPEKEEEAELNPDDLTRKEKIRPKPGEDWCVTRRLRVTKQGTYTSNYYINGIPSTATELHEELEILRVHPDGYNVVLQGDVTSIISMKGQERREIIDELAGVGAFDRKIIQAKGTLEEVKEKEDSCRIIESELVTQCDRLSQDKAKAEKYQKLRVEFLEKQKWEAVLSWRTLQSNQERLHNQIQAGELQGKDLEAQLLRVNQEITEKNIELEKLNAHLKALGDEQVLATQSLLANQEAEKKQLQRQLGELEAAKREITQKLENSQREIQQQQQHLQEIGGAKIVESESITYCQQQRDRVQQELELSRQAATEIATASEAWVQQQTALNRQIEVVLQTLEPQRTEQAQLQERYSQLQEQIHEQSELLQSLEPELAEKSTDLSSLQSNFTTSSTPIQDLAENLAATEQELQLQQETQKRLSNEQREKQRQLDKLEAQTQAQQEAQGTQASKVILQSGLPGVCGLVAELGRVEPRYQLALEISAGARLGHIVVEDDGIGAAGIELLKQRRAGRATFLPLNKIQGQRLPSLGDLRNANGFIDFAVNLIETEPRYQDVFAYVFGNTVVFESLQLARNHLGRYRIITLDGELLETSGAMTGGSIGARSQLRFGKPETGESEEIKAIKNRLVEIDAVLGRCNQVIANLTVKVKEYSLQLTESRQGRRESQLRLEQLQKDVKALTHQVETTKNQLTQNQEKFTTAQSRLEVLSGELPSQEQQLSQLRQTLAELEASQTPSEWQQIQATIKNNEQQLKQRETALREAEQRLVNLETQQQRLQERIQAAETRIIEYQQNQTTTREGISRVSAEITTLTAQIAQTRAELTEMEAKLGAEKHQRDTLEAEMRSHLLKQQQLEWEIQKIQESIITKREELSNIQTQLRSVSQELPSPLPEVPDKVDLEELQKELRSLTKRMQAMEPVNMLALEQYERTQNRLQELTQKLGTLEGERTELLLRIENFTTLRQRAFKEAFDAVNENFQSIFATLSDGDGYLQLDHPEDPFISSLNLVAHPKGKPVQRLASMSGGEKSLTALSFIFALQKFRPSPFYAFDEVDMFLDGANVERLSKMVKQQAQQAQFIVVSLRRPMIESAERTIGVTQARGAYTQVLGIKLKTDTTSA; this is encoded by the coding sequence ATGGTTCACATAAAGCGTGTTGAACTGACTAATTTCAAATCCTTCGGTGGTACAACTTCGGTACCTTTACTACCGGGGTTCACTGTTGTGTCTGGTCCCAACGGTTCGGGAAAATCAAATATTCTGGATGCTTTGTTGTTTTGTTTGGGTTTGTCCAATTCTAAGGGGATGCGTGCTGATAGACTCCCGGATTTGGTGAATACTACCCAAATTAGTAAGGGACGGGCAACGGTGGAAGCGAGTGTCACCGTGACGTTTGATTTGTCCGATCATAAACCAGATGAGATATTTGAGGAAGATTTGGTTGTGACGGTGGTGGAAGATGATTTTTTGGCTGATGAGGTGCCAGAAAAGGAAGAAGAAGCGGAACTTAATCCGGATGATTTGACAAGGAAGGAAAAAATTCGCCCCAAACCAGGGGAAGATTGGTGTGTGACGCGACGGTTAAGGGTGACGAAGCAGGGTACCTACACATCAAATTACTATATTAATGGGATTCCTTCCACAGCAACAGAGTTGCATGAGGAGTTGGAAATTCTGCGGGTGCATCCGGATGGATATAATGTGGTTCTCCAAGGGGATGTCACCAGTATTATCTCAATGAAGGGTCAAGAACGTCGAGAAATTATTGATGAATTGGCTGGGGTGGGGGCTTTTGATCGGAAAATTATTCAGGCAAAGGGGACTTTAGAGGAAGTTAAGGAAAAGGAAGACAGTTGTCGGATTATTGAATCGGAGTTGGTGACACAATGCGATCGCTTATCGCAAGATAAGGCTAAGGCTGAGAAGTACCAAAAGCTGCGGGTGGAGTTTTTGGAGAAGCAGAAGTGGGAAGCTGTGTTGTCTTGGCGAACTTTGCAAAGTAATCAGGAAAGGTTACACAATCAGATTCAAGCTGGTGAATTGCAAGGGAAGGATTTGGAAGCACAACTTCTCAGGGTGAATCAGGAGATTACTGAGAAGAATATTGAATTGGAGAAACTCAATGCCCATTTGAAGGCTTTGGGGGATGAGCAGGTTTTAGCAACTCAGTCGCTTTTGGCAAATCAAGAGGCTGAGAAGAAACAATTACAGCGGCAGTTGGGGGAGTTGGAAGCTGCCAAAAGGGAAATTACTCAGAAATTGGAAAATTCCCAAAGGGAGATTCAGCAACAGCAACAGCATCTCCAAGAAATTGGTGGGGCGAAAATAGTTGAAAGTGAGTCAATTACCTATTGTCAGCAACAACGCGATCGCGTGCAACAGGAATTGGAGCTTTCCCGTCAAGCGGCTACGGAAATTGCCACTGCTTCGGAGGCTTGGGTACAGCAACAAACGGCGCTAAATCGGCAAATTGAGGTGGTTTTACAGACTTTGGAACCCCAACGCACTGAACAGGCGCAGCTACAGGAACGCTATAGTCAGTTGCAGGAGCAAATTCACGAACAATCTGAGTTATTACAAAGCTTAGAGCCGGAGTTGGCAGAAAAATCCACAGATCTATCCAGTCTCCAAAGCAATTTTACCACTTCCAGTACTCCAATTCAAGATTTAGCTGAAAATCTCGCCGCCACTGAACAGGAATTACAGCTTCAACAGGAAACCCAAAAAAGGTTAAGCAACGAACAGCGAGAAAAGCAACGCCAACTAGATAAATTGGAGGCGCAAACCCAAGCACAGCAGGAAGCACAGGGAACCCAAGCTAGTAAGGTAATTCTGCAATCGGGACTTCCAGGTGTCTGTGGGTTGGTGGCAGAATTAGGACGGGTAGAACCCCGCTACCAATTAGCTTTGGAAATCTCCGCTGGTGCGCGTTTGGGTCATATTGTGGTGGAAGATGACGGCATTGGGGCAGCGGGAATCGAGTTACTCAAACAAAGACGTGCCGGAAGGGCGACTTTTTTACCTTTGAATAAAATCCAGGGGCAACGATTACCGTCTTTGGGAGATTTGCGAAATGCCAACGGGTTTATTGATTTTGCGGTGAACTTAATTGAAACTGAACCCCGCTATCAAGATGTATTTGCCTATGTTTTTGGAAATACGGTGGTATTTGAGAGTTTGCAGCTAGCCAGAAACCACTTGGGAAGATACAGAATTATTACCCTTGATGGTGAACTTTTGGAAACAAGTGGCGCAATGACAGGTGGTAGTATAGGAGCGCGATCGCAATTACGCTTCGGCAAGCCAGAAACTGGGGAATCTGAGGAAATTAAAGCCATTAAAAACCGCTTGGTGGAGATTGATGCAGTTTTAGGCAGATGTAATCAAGTAATTGCCAATTTAACCGTGAAAGTGAAGGAATATTCACTGCAATTAACTGAAAGTCGTCAAGGAAGAAGGGAATCTCAACTCCGACTAGAACAGTTACAGAAGGATGTCAAAGCCCTAACCCATCAAGTTGAAACCACGAAAAATCAACTTACTCAAAACCAAGAAAAATTTACCACCGCCCAATCTCGCTTGGAAGTGCTTTCAGGGGAATTACCCAGCCAAGAGCAGCAATTATCACAACTTCGTCAAACCCTAGCAGAGTTGGAAGCCTCCCAAACCCCCAGCGAGTGGCAACAAATCCAAGCAACCATCAAAAATAACGAGCAACAATTAAAACAGCGAGAAACGGCACTGCGGGAAGCTGAACAACGCTTAGTCAACTTGGAAACCCAGCAACAACGACTCCAAGAACGTATCCAAGCAGCCGAAACCAGAATTATCGAATATCAACAAAACCAAACCACAACCAGAGAAGGTATATCTAGAGTTTCCGCCGAAATCACCACCTTAACTGCTCAAATTGCCCAAACTCGCGCCGAATTAACCGAGATGGAAGCCAAATTAGGAGCAGAAAAACACCAAAGAGATACCCTTGAAGCCGAAATGCGATCGCATTTACTCAAGCAGCAACAATTAGAGTGGGAAATCCAAAAAATTCAAGAAAGTATCATCACCAAAAGGGAAGAACTCAGCAATATCCAAACCCAATTACGCAGCGTTTCCCAAGAACTTCCCTCACCCTTACCTGAAGTCCCCGACAAAGTAGACTTAGAAGAACTCCAAAAGGAACTCCGTAGCCTCACCAAACGGATGCAAGCTATGGAACCAGTCAACATGCTAGCCTTGGAGCAATATGAACGTACCCAAAACCGTCTCCAAGAACTCACCCAAAAACTAGGAACCCTGGAAGGTGAGCGTACTGAGTTACTATTAAGAATTGAAAACTTTACCACCCTGCGACAACGAGCCTTTAAAGAAGCCTTCGACGCAGTGAACGAAAACTTCCAAAGCATCTTTGCCACCCTTTCCGACGGTGACGGCTACCTCCAACTAGATCACCCTGAAGATCCCTTTATTAGTAGTTTAAATTTGGTGGCACACCCCAAAGGTAAACCAGTTCAAAGACTAGCATCCATGTCAGGGGGAGAAAAATCACTCACAGCACTCAGCTTTATCTTTGCCCTGCAAAAGTTCCGTCCCTCACCCTTCTACGCTTTCGACGAAGTAGATATGTTCCTTGATGGGGCAAACGTCGAAAGATTGTCTAAAATGGTGAAGCAACAAGCACAGCAAGCCCAATTTATAGTTGTGAGTTTGCGCCGCCCAATGATAGAATCAGCCGAACGCACAATCGGTGTTACCCAAGCAAGAGGTGCCTACACCCAAGTTTTGGGAATCAAATTAAAAACCGATACAACGTCGGCTTGA
- a CDS encoding Uma2 family endonuclease, whose protein sequence is MILQTQNQMTLEEFLNLPPGEGDTTYELVDGKIFPKMSPKFHHSKLTRTFIKIIEEWSQERGEVCPEWSIKLTRQKRDWVPTPDLLYISHGRLPANWDENTACPVPPDLVIEIISPGQTFGQMIAKAKDYLNAGVSRVWVVDSQARSITVFYPDAAPQTYMGDELLVDSIFLGLEFPAETVFQMAKIPKL, encoded by the coding sequence ATGATTTTACAAACCCAAAATCAAATGACTTTGGAAGAGTTCCTCAACCTTCCCCCAGGTGAAGGAGATACCACTTACGAACTCGTCGATGGTAAAATATTTCCAAAGATGTCTCCAAAATTTCATCACTCTAAACTTACCCGCACATTCATTAAGATTATTGAAGAATGGAGCCAAGAAAGGGGGGAAGTATGTCCAGAATGGTCTATTAAACTAACCCGCCAAAAACGAGATTGGGTTCCAACACCAGATCTTTTATATATTTCCCACGGGCGTTTACCAGCCAATTGGGATGAAAACACCGCATGTCCTGTTCCTCCCGACTTAGTAATTGAAATTATCTCACCCGGACAAACCTTTGGGCAAATGATTGCCAAAGCCAAAGACTATTTAAATGCTGGAGTATCGAGGGTTTGGGTGGTAGATAGTCAAGCTAGAAGCATTACAGTATTTTATCCCGATGCAGCCCCACAAACTTATATGGGGGATGAGTTACTTGTAGATTCGATATTTCTGGGATTGGAGTTTCCCGCAGAAACAGTATTTCAAATGGCAAAGATACCTAAATTGTGA
- a CDS encoding CHAT domain-containing protein, translating to MKKFSTSHLRISYRRFTKYALPMLVTALLCITSPGFAKISDIPQTATPIVENQSSSSLEQQARSLYNQGQYNEAATLFQQAAQQYQQKKDPVRQALSLSNLSLCQQQLGNWNDAESTITESIKLLDTNKSQKPEYTSALVQTLDIQGRLQLSRGKPEIALKTWERVTAIYTQQKQPQLVLTSKIKQAQALQSLGLYRRAADFLAKTFNLPLDVNTDVVAEPGKLKLALRVIPVSAENATGLYILGDSLRVIGEFKAAKIILEHSLAIAQKLEIPKTIALNNLSLGNLSRAQINFDEILDDGTLAPINFKPTATLYQNLAEFPTTPANIRIQARLNQLGLLIDSNQLESAKELLPQLQTEVDALPSSIVSIDARVNLAQSTMRIYRKDKTLTSLPNVAKILALGAKQAKELGNPRTESYVLGTMGSIYEETGQWAESEKLTQQAMQLSQQINAEDITYLWQWQLGRVTKEQGKNENAIAAYREAVNTIKSLRADLATASPDVQFSFRDAVEPIHRQLVRLLVESKQKDNLKTARDIIEGLQLVELDNFFREACLNADPKQVDQVDEKAGVIYPIILEDQLAVIVSLPKLPTSSKSGEKREFRYYKTDIKADAVNKLAADVRGGLNQANALDLILPDLQKMYDLIIRPAAPELAASKVETLVLVLDGSLRSIPISALHDGEKYLIEKYSIALTPGLQLLAPRSPKQEKLGALVGGLSASRLNFSSLPSVIKEVKQIESEIPSKILLNDKFTKAAFQAQVASAPFPVVHLATHAQFSSQAEKTFILTWDEKINVKDLSSVLQTVELSRSKSLELLVLSACQTASGDARSALGLAGVAVRSGARSTIATLWRVNDEASATLMSKFYEELSESRKSRVSKAEALRRAQLSVLNDPKYKSPYYWGAYVLLGNWV from the coding sequence ATGAAAAAATTTTCAACTTCACATTTGAGAATATCCTATCGTCGGTTTACTAAGTATGCTCTGCCGATGTTGGTAACTGCTTTGCTGTGTATTACTTCACCGGGATTTGCTAAAATTTCTGATATTCCTCAAACTGCAACCCCGATTGTTGAAAATCAATCTAGTTCATCCCTCGAACAACAAGCGCGATCGCTTTACAACCAGGGACAGTATAATGAGGCAGCTACTCTTTTCCAACAAGCTGCACAACAGTATCAGCAAAAAAAAGACCCTGTTCGTCAGGCTTTAAGTCTAAGCAATTTATCCCTGTGTCAGCAACAGTTAGGAAATTGGAATGATGCTGAAAGTACAATTACTGAGAGTATTAAACTATTAGACACTAATAAAAGTCAAAAACCTGAATATACATCAGCACTAGTACAAACTTTAGACATTCAGGGAAGGTTACAATTATCACGAGGTAAGCCAGAGATTGCCCTAAAAACCTGGGAAAGGGTGACAGCTATTTATACTCAGCAGAAACAACCTCAGTTGGTTTTAACCAGTAAAATTAAGCAGGCACAAGCTTTACAAAGCCTGGGACTTTACCGAAGAGCGGCTGATTTTTTAGCAAAAACCTTCAATCTGCCGTTGGATGTAAATACAGATGTGGTTGCCGAACCTGGAAAACTTAAACTTGCTTTAAGGGTAATTCCAGTATCAGCGGAAAACGCTACAGGGTTATATATCTTGGGAGATTCCCTGCGGGTAATTGGAGAGTTTAAAGCAGCCAAAATCATCTTAGAACATAGTTTAGCGATCGCGCAAAAGCTGGAAATACCAAAAACCATAGCTTTAAATAATCTGAGTTTAGGAAACCTTTCCCGCGCTCAAATTAATTTTGACGAAATTCTAGATGATGGTACTCTTGCCCCCATTAACTTTAAACCAACAGCAACCCTGTATCAAAATTTAGCAGAGTTTCCCACCACACCCGCAAATATTCGGATTCAAGCCCGACTAAACCAACTGGGTTTACTCATAGATAGTAATCAGCTAGAATCAGCCAAAGAGCTACTTCCCCAACTGCAAACAGAAGTGGATGCCTTACCTTCAAGCATTGTTAGCATTGATGCTAGGGTAAATCTGGCACAAAGCACAATGCGGATCTATAGAAAGGATAAAACCCTCACATCATTACCCAATGTTGCTAAAATCTTGGCACTAGGAGCCAAACAGGCAAAAGAATTAGGAAATCCCCGTACAGAGTCCTATGTATTGGGAACTATGGGTAGTATTTATGAAGAAACAGGGCAATGGGCAGAATCAGAAAAGCTCACCCAACAAGCAATGCAACTATCCCAGCAAATTAACGCCGAAGATATCACCTATTTATGGCAATGGCAGTTAGGGAGAGTCACCAAAGAACAGGGAAAAAATGAAAATGCGATCGCAGCATACAGGGAAGCCGTCAATACCATCAAGTCTCTACGCGCAGATTTAGCTACAGCTAGTCCTGATGTTCAGTTCTCTTTCCGCGATGCCGTAGAACCAATTCACCGTCAACTTGTGAGGTTATTGGTAGAATCCAAACAAAAAGACAACTTGAAAACAGCGCGAGACATCATTGAAGGTTTGCAACTAGTTGAACTAGATAACTTTTTCCGTGAAGCTTGCCTAAATGCTGATCCTAAACAAGTTGATCAAGTTGATGAAAAAGCAGGCGTAATTTACCCAATTATTCTAGAGGATCAACTAGCAGTAATCGTCAGTTTACCAAAATTACCCACAAGCAGTAAAAGTGGCGAAAAACGCGAGTTTCGTTATTACAAAACAGACATCAAAGCCGATGCTGTAAATAAACTTGCAGCCGATGTTCGCGGAGGATTAAATCAAGCCAATGCCCTGGATTTAATTCTGCCAGATCTTCAAAAGATGTACGATCTGATTATACGTCCCGCAGCCCCAGAATTAGCAGCCAGCAAAGTTGAAACACTGGTGTTAGTTTTGGATGGTTCCCTCAGAAGTATTCCTATTTCTGCCCTCCATGATGGCGAAAAATACCTGATCGAAAAGTATAGTATCGCCCTCACACCTGGACTACAATTATTAGCACCGCGATCGCCTAAACAAGAAAAACTGGGAGCTTTAGTTGGAGGATTGAGTGCTTCGCGTCTCAACTTCTCATCACTCCCCAGTGTTATCAAGGAAGTTAAGCAAATTGAATCAGAAATTCCTAGCAAAATCCTACTCAACGATAAATTTACCAAAGCCGCGTTCCAAGCTCAAGTGGCATCTGCACCTTTTCCAGTTGTGCATTTAGCTACCCATGCTCAATTTAGTTCCCAGGCAGAGAAGACTTTCATCTTAACTTGGGATGAAAAAATCAACGTCAAGGATCTCAGTAGTGTTCTGCAAACAGTAGAATTATCCCGTAGTAAATCCCTTGAACTCTTGGTTCTAAGCGCCTGTCAAACAGCCTCAGGAGATGCTCGTTCAGCCCTAGGACTGGCAGGCGTGGCGGTTCGTTCGGGTGCTCGTAGTACCATAGCCACCCTCTGGAGAGTCAATGATGAAGCTTCTGCTACCTTAATGAGTAAATTTTATGAGGAACTTAGTGAGTCTCGTAAAAGTAGAGTATCTAAAGCTGAAGCTTTACGTCGTGCCCAACTAAGTGTTCTGAATGATCCCAAGTATAAATCACCCTATTATTGGGGAGCATACGTACTTCTGGGAAATTGGGTTTAA
- a CDS encoding glutathionylspermidine synthase family protein: protein MNSSKNIFNSQQRKRLFQSLKMGWYDVCPIEEGTGIPLSEKTVPYALYHCQKIQQQTIHDIRQASVAVGKVLKRTWSIIKSLDDQTLEQYGFPKESIKLIKNDILTPFCMRLDWCWNVETGVKKVIETNPQTPSFWFECHEGNEKVAHHFGYQAPVMNTQQILSFCLEQNIQKAAKIINKSVADCNVVFTALNNAEDLGTMKWLSRHFYQNSVTIPLEFIGIQDGKYLLDQRTGKPIDILFMWYPIEWVINDIDENGQGLWTALEELILKKKIVVVNFASAFALQPKSVFALIYDLGLDFFNAEEAETIIKFFPKTSLDPNNIGDTYFAKPILGREGEGGFAVKAGKIAFSSPTKDDWYRQQQLVYQELLELPKYEIGENLMTTVWGAWLYNDGNDEFIAGGVGMRVSDSEITDNLAYWCPIGLDK, encoded by the coding sequence ATGAATTCCTCTAAAAACATATTTAATAGTCAACAACGCAAGCGCTTATTTCAATCATTAAAAATGGGCTGGTATGATGTTTGTCCAATTGAAGAAGGAACCGGAATTCCTTTGAGTGAGAAAACTGTTCCCTACGCATTATATCACTGCCAAAAAATTCAACAGCAAACCATCCATGACATTCGACAAGCATCAGTGGCTGTAGGTAAAGTTTTAAAACGTACTTGGTCTATCATTAAATCATTAGATGATCAAACTTTAGAACAATATGGATTTCCCAAAGAAAGCATTAAATTAATTAAAAATGACATATTGACACCATTTTGTATGCGTTTAGACTGGTGTTGGAATGTAGAAACAGGTGTCAAAAAAGTTATCGAAACGAATCCCCAAACACCTAGCTTTTGGTTTGAATGTCACGAAGGAAATGAGAAAGTAGCCCACCATTTTGGCTATCAAGCACCTGTGATGAACACCCAGCAAATTTTAAGTTTTTGCTTGGAACAAAATATTCAAAAAGCCGCGAAAATTATTAATAAATCAGTGGCTGATTGTAATGTAGTGTTTACAGCTTTGAATAATGCCGAAGACTTGGGAACTATGAAATGGTTAAGTCGGCATTTTTATCAAAACTCTGTAACTATACCTCTAGAATTCATCGGAATTCAAGATGGAAAATATCTTTTAGATCAACGTACTGGAAAACCTATTGATATCTTATTTATGTGGTATCCCATAGAATGGGTAATTAATGATATTGATGAAAACGGTCAAGGTTTGTGGACAGCTTTAGAAGAGTTAATTTTGAAAAAGAAAATTGTTGTAGTAAATTTTGCTTCAGCATTTGCCCTGCAACCTAAAAGTGTCTTTGCCCTAATTTATGATTTGGGACTGGATTTTTTTAATGCAGAGGAGGCAGAAACCATTATCAAATTTTTCCCAAAAACTTCATTAGATCCTAATAATATTGGTGATACCTACTTTGCTAAACCAATATTAGGTAGAGAAGGGGAAGGAGGTTTCGCGGTGAAAGCTGGTAAAATTGCTTTTAGTAGCCCAACTAAAGATGATTGGTATCGGCAACAGCAATTGGTTTATCAAGAGTTATTGGAACTACCCAAATATGAAATCGGTGAAAATTTGATGACAACTGTTTGGGGTGCTTGGTTATATAACGATGGAAATGATGAATTTATCGCTGGTGGTGTAGGAATGCGAGTATCGGATAGCGAAATTACTGATAATTTAGCTTATTGGTGTCCAATTGGGTTGGATAAGTAA
- a CDS encoding glucose-1-phosphate adenylyltransferase translates to MKKTLAIILGGGAGTRLYPLTKLRAKPAVPVAGKYRLIDIPVSNCINSEIFKIYVLTQFNSASLNRHIARTYTFAGFSEGFVEVLAAQQTPENPSWFQGTADAVRKYIWLLEEWDVDEYLILSGDHLYRMDYRLFVERHRQTNADITLSVIPMDERRAWDFGLMKIDDSGRIISFSEKPKGEALKQMQVDTTVLGLTKEQAELQPYIASMGIYVFKKEVLIKLLKESLERTDFGKEIIPDASKEYNVQAYLFDGYWEDIGTIEAFYNANLALTQQPLPPFSFYDEESPIYTRPRYLPPTKLLDCQVTQSMIGEGCILKNCRIEHSVLGVRSRIESGCIIEDSMIMGADYYEAFAERQCNIEHNNIPVGIGTDTIIRRAIVDKNARIGHDVKIINKDNVQESNRESQGFYIRSGITVVLKNAIIPDGTII, encoded by the coding sequence GTGAAAAAAACGTTAGCAATTATTCTCGGCGGTGGTGCAGGTACCCGCCTCTACCCTTTAACAAAATTACGTGCAAAGCCTGCGGTTCCTGTTGCAGGAAAATATCGTCTCATCGATATCCCTGTCAGTAATTGTATAAATTCGGAAATATTCAAAATTTATGTTCTGACGCAGTTTAATTCAGCCTCGCTCAACCGTCACATTGCCCGTACCTACACCTTTGCTGGTTTTAGCGAAGGCTTTGTAGAGGTTTTGGCAGCACAACAAACACCCGAAAACCCCAGTTGGTTCCAAGGTACAGCGGATGCTGTCCGTAAATATATCTGGTTGTTGGAAGAATGGGATGTTGATGAATACCTGATTCTTTCCGGTGATCACTTATATCGCATGGATTACCGTTTATTTGTCGAACGTCACCGCCAAACCAATGCTGACATCACATTATCGGTAATTCCGATGGATGAGCGTCGAGCTTGGGATTTTGGTTTAATGAAAATTGATGATTCTGGTAGAATTATCAGCTTTAGCGAAAAACCCAAAGGTGAAGCGTTAAAGCAAATGCAAGTTGATACAACAGTTTTGGGATTAACAAAGGAGCAAGCCGAACTCCAGCCCTATATCGCTTCGATGGGGATTTACGTATTTAAAAAAGAAGTTTTGATCAAGTTGTTGAAGGAGTCCTTAGAACGGACTGACTTTGGTAAAGAAATTATTCCTGATGCCTCTAAAGAATACAACGTTCAAGCGTACTTATTTGATGGTTACTGGGAAGATATTGGAACCATCGAAGCCTTTTATAATGCCAACTTAGCATTAACCCAACAACCATTACCACCCTTTAGTTTTTACGACGAAGAATCACCAATTTATACACGTCCCCGTTATTTACCACCAACAAAACTTTTAGATTGCCAAGTTACCCAATCCATGATTGGTGAAGGATGCATTTTAAAGAATTGCCGCATAGAACACTCTGTGTTGGGAGTGCGATCGCGTATTGAGTCGGGCTGTATTATTGAAGATTCCATGATTATGGGTGCCGACTATTATGAAGCATTTGCAGAACGGCAATGTAACATCGAACATAATAATATTCCTGTTGGTATCGGCACAGATACCATCATTCGTCGCGCCATTGTTGATAAAAATGCCCGCATTGGGCATGATGTCAAAATCATCAATAAAGACAATGTTCAAGAATCTAACCGTGAAAGCCAAGGATTCTACATTCGTAGCGGGATTACTGTAGTTCTCAAAAACGCCATTATTCCCGATGGAACAATAATTTAA